A single region of the Desulfovibrionales bacterium genome encodes:
- a CDS encoding TolC family protein: MTRKTLLILGVFVCLGGCTMAPKYTRPEAPVSTEWPTGAAYQEIKAASGAPTALELGWQEFFTDPKLQKIIETALNNNRDLRLAALNMERVRALYGIQQAELFPVVNAVGEGAKQRLYSDFVSPGGGTMTTEQYSVDLGIAAWEIDFFGRIRSLKDQALEEYLATDEARRGAQIALVSEVARVYLTLAADLENLKLARSTLATQQAAYDLIRRRYEVGVASELDLRQAQ, translated from the coding sequence ATGACAAGAAAAACGTTATTGATCCTGGGTGTATTTGTCTGCCTCGGCGGCTGCACTATGGCCCCGAAATATACCCGGCCGGAGGCGCCGGTTTCGACTGAATGGCCGACCGGAGCGGCATACCAGGAGATCAAAGCTGCGTCCGGCGCTCCGACCGCCTTGGAGCTGGGGTGGCAGGAATTTTTCACCGACCCAAAGCTTCAAAAGATTATCGAGACGGCTCTGAATAACAACCGGGACCTGCGGCTTGCCGCCTTGAACATGGAAAGGGTGCGCGCCCTGTACGGCATTCAACAAGCTGAGCTGTTCCCGGTGGTCAATGCGGTGGGAGAGGGAGCCAAACAACGCCTTTATTCCGATTTTGTAAGCCCCGGCGGGGGTACGATGACAACCGAACAATACAGCGTTGATCTGGGTATCGCCGCCTGGGAGATCGATTTTTTCGGCCGTATCCGCAGCCTGAAAGACCAGGCATTGGAAGAATACCTGGCCACGGATGAGGCCCGCCGCGGCGCGCAGATCGCGCTGGTGTCCGAGGTCGCCAGGGTGTACCTGACCCTTGCCGCTGACCTGGAAAATCTCAAACTGGCCCGCTCCACCTTGGCGACCCAGCAGGCCGCCTATGATTTAATAAGGCGTCGATATGAAGTCGGCGTCGCCAGTGAACTGGACTTGCGTCAGGCGCAAA